GAAGAGCATGATGGGGGCGAGAGAAAAGGACGACAAACCCAGCAAACCCATTCACCACCACAAGCCCAGATGATGGTTCGTGCAGATCCACCACCGCGAAAGAACGACCGCAGATGATGGTTCAAGGTTTGTGCACATCCACCACCGCGACCTTCCTTCTCAGATCCCAGCCAAACCACGAGCCATCTGaagaaaccaccaccaccatcatacTCCTCTCGCCGTCCGCAACAAAACCTCCAAGTCAGATCGTCGTTCTGTTCTGTCACCGCCGgccgccgccaccgccacctgTAAATGGCTTTTCCGGCCGATTCCTTTGGCCTGTGAAGAAACAAACACCACCACGATGATCCCCACCACAAGGAGAAAAGGTTTCAACCCCCAGTTCTTCTCCGCGCGACTTCGCCGCCGTCGCCGGTGATTGTGATGTGGTGAGAGGTGCTAAGGTGGCTGCGCGGCTAGGAGAAGGGTGAGAGTGGTGGCAGGCGGCTATGGATGGAAGGAGGCGAATCGGGTTTGGGGATTGCAAGGAGGAGAAACCCTAACTGGAGGAGTTCATCATGTTGAACACGATAGAGAGATGAATGAATGATGGAGTGATCAGCTTTGAGATGAATTCATTAATTCATTTGGGTTTGTTACTGAATGAGTGATGGTTTTGTTACTGAAGGTGAAAGGGATGAATTCATTTATTTGTTAATGATTAATGATTAAtgttttagttaaaaaaatattaaagtttttttttattggacCAGTAACTCAAGAAGTTACCACACCCACTTAACAATAATCATTCAATAACTATTTCCCTAATTAtatcataatatattaaatatttttattttaaaaaatacaaattaccTGCTAAACTTTCTATTGCAGGTCAAAAAGCAGATGTGCAACCatgcacaagtttttagagGTGCATAATAAATTCACCCCATGCTTACCTGATCAGTTTTACGTATTTTTAATGTTGCAATTTATATTCCAGCTGAATCTTGTCTTGGTCAGAAAAATCGGTGGGATAAATTTTTTAACAGGACAACAAATATAACCCACATTGAATGACTTAAATGAATTCCTAGGATCTAAAGTGCTCTCGATgcttttttataggtaaatgttagttattagtattagtaaattagtacaaattgTCTCTTCTCAGGGTTCGAACTCTGGTCCTTCACCTGCAATTACTCTTAGCCCAACCATGTGAGTTACCCACCACACCCCTAAAGTTAATTACAAAGTATCACCATAAACTAAGTGAGGGAGAAACCTTAGTTACTGTTACTATCACTACATGAAAAGTGATTATAAGCGTCAACCTAACAGACGAATGTCGACGCTAGGGCTGACTTAGTACGTTAATTAGAATGGAGTTAGTATTTTAGTGACAAGGGTTGGGAAGGAGGCAAAGAGGTGCGGGTGGGAAGGCGCTGCCAAGGAATGGTTCATGGCAGAGAGGTGGAGGCAAGGCTACGACACGAGCGTTGGCAATTGCAAGCAGAGATGACACGGTTGTAGAAGGAGAGGCTGGGGCAGCGACGAAAGGATATGTAAGGGTAAGTGTTTTAGATTGTGAGCATTTTTAGTGAGCTTATAATGACAATTAGAAAAAGATGTTATCAAAGTTTAGCGTTGTCCTGACTGACACTGACTTGTTGACCTAAGAGATGCATTAGATCTACTTAAAATTAGCGTCGTTCGTAACCGACTCTATGTTGGAAGATGATTTCAGTGCCAACTAGGTGCTGTCGTTAATGAACAATGGACAAACACGAATTTGGTCAATGAATTTAGTGTCTGGTAGGGCCGACGCTAATTACCATCGACCTGGTCAACACTATCTTAAGTGTAATAGAATTTAAAATCGATGCGGATATGCAGCAATTTAGCCAATGCAAATGAGAGAAAATTAgtgtttgtaacaccccgatttcggtggcgtcactttagtaaccaaaataaacttaatgcggaaaaacgtaaatattttttttttcgtcgataatataaacaagactgaaataaataaaaaccaaaagcgaaaggcaacagaactaatatacaatatatataacattccccgctgtaagtagcaaactcgtcacgagtaacctccagtgacggaaagtagaaaagtgtgacgcccgtaggcaaaatgtacaatcccaaaaggataggtcaagtgtcagcaacacaagccctcaataataagaataagtcagagctatgacactaacacccaaccttagtagactctaaacacccatcccctatacttccatcatcgactctcatctggtcatgcctgaagtccgggtccacgccgaaggctcagtagtggtcatttcgctccgggtcttccccgaacgacgaagaatcacgaaagaatccatcaacggcatctgacaaaaaaaggcatacatagccccccaaacacaggtagcacgcgcaagggtcaattTACGGAagatagtatagagaatacaagacaacaggtaaagtataaggggtatatatatatgttgtgtATATACATAttagttctgcattgtctaccctaaggtttaaacatagcatgttatcaaatctctagtacaattcaaacATCAAAGCAcgtaacgatatttatcaatatctactcatcaaaacacataacgatatttatcaacatctactcatcaaaacacttaacgatgtttatcaacatcaactcatcaaaacacttaacgatgtttatcaacatcaactcatccaaatctcagcgaatacaattagagtgcatgatatgtcaatgcaacgtcactctcgacggttccagaaggagtaggctgggcacgatcgagtcgatcctaacactggcattgtgtcgaacataaccctcgagtgtcacttaccaccttgacatagccggatcagtcctaaccctgcgggtcaacttttccctccgctatgcccgacaatcaacaggtcgatcctaacctcacggtcgatcatatcccccgtcgatgtccgaattacccgaaggtataaactgtacccgaaggcataaactgtacccgaaggcacaaactgtacccgaaggcataactgtacccgaaggtataaacattatctcatgatgatctccaaatcatccgactcatctccatccgatggtcaaaactgctcaacgaacaagagtatcgacatacttgGAAACTACTcgatttcccggacttatccctaggatagcccaacaacacagctgctccaacagcacaagagtatcccgcattcacaaggtctcacgcctcagtgaagcttcatgctgtttacgaggtctcacgcctcagtgaagatccatgctttccacaaggtctcacgcctcagtggagtatcacgcattcacaaggtctcacgcctcagtgaagcttctcggctcatcccttggatggctaaacaaactgctcaacgagcgaaggagtatcaacatactcagaacttactaatctcctcaacacttggatccgacgacacttctcgttttccaaaactaagattcgactcctaagcttccttcgagattattatcattacttaaagatttagaggttgtttaaggtcttatgagttttcttcacaaaataatatccttttagccttatcgcaattcttataagttctcgggatctccaaatccccaaatgactccagagaatgtctcgatccataaaacaccataacaaggcccgaatctcattcgtcctatcaaactttctcaaaactctcaaaataaaatcggcatgacctgcccgctattctcactattcagaaacacagatttcattaaaaaagcataattaactcagcacaatcaaccaacatatcatatatcaacgTATTATGctataaccacgtagcacttagcatataaggcatgcatcacacatcctaaattacccacatagcacatagcatgtaagtcaatctcaaaaacagtcagtagatgaatcatctacattgtcagtcgaagcctcagaaaacattttaccagtcaaacacaaacaagtgcataaacagtaaatcaagtcgaatgcgtcgacacctaaagcattaactagcaaggtaagttgcccttacctttagttattccagcgttctcctcaaacgttccttcacaatgagctccttgatcttcaggaaattcttcaaaagaacctttagagtgaaaccacagaattccatcaaagactatcagaaactcagtaatcaatactcactaaggttacacgaagtagtatatactccgaggtacgataatctagcgcgaaaggacaagttttcgaaaaaggaattttccccctcccccctatagggctcggccacttttggtaattgtagggttcgatttttcttcgatcaaacttggttcctatgctatcattagccgtaactaagggtattctaaactcggaaaaattatcggatcaaaaactgtcgcaggggtattttggtcatgatttttaacttagaatttcaaaactgaaatcccaaaaagcaaatttgacagggacgtcactaacgacgtttatgacaactaatcctactagcactaagctaaggcgatagttttcagcctaaaggttgaagctttactccaaaaatgggtatttgaggctaaaattgattccggcggaaatccggcggcataacggaaaatctaatccggcagaagcgatcttgggcatgtaaggaagatgtttagaatcaaaaatgaaatattcaagatagttttgcaaaaacctcaaaactatcagctcagaaaagtctatagaaaagctatggaaaaagcgatcagaggtaaggattagcgactatacctcgaaaccttgaagtagcaactgttggatcaatgatcaagcaagaaatgaagaaaatctctcctcctcctctcctatgcaaactcgcggccttgaatgggtttttgggtgagttttgtgattttttttctcattcttggctatatatagagattgtcaaaacgcggtaaaatgaaagtttcgcgaatctgatttttccagcttcattctccatgaattctaagataggttttggcaaaagaaaacCAAATCTATAAaaaggtctccttgtatttttggcgactaatgcataatcggtataaaactattttacccgataagttgctttttgcatcgaatgtcggaatagaaaacttccttctgaagaaagattgaaatcatcaagagaaatgggtgtacgcgtgtagaatcttcatttgaagctctgaatagaaaaagtcttcattgtcggttgattctagggttttgaaataccagggtttcagtttcggcaaacttccgatgattggaatcggacgttcgtagattctatagtttcgcctcgaaacgattgtgatatatggaaaaagagaagttctaacatttctctgaagatttttggaattaacttccatcgtgcctaaaagtgaaaactagctatatactagggtttctgacctaggtttaagcgtgtaacgatcgtgctataacttttatcgatcatgatgcaatcctttgacttttcctgaactttctccttcataaatttatttcatttggtaaactcttgttcaggtttcccttcacaatacatcaaccctaatcgtgaataagattttattcacttagcataagcttaaaaacttgggccttacagtgtTGGTCGGAGCCAAAACTAATTTTAGATTCTTAAACAAGTCTTTCTTGCAGTATATGGACTTATGTGATTATAAGTGAACATCCTTCTCATTTCTCCTTGGTCCTCTTTCGTGCGTACCATCTTCCAAGCGACACTTCTTCCATATGTACTTTTGTCTCCTTTCTCTTGTGATTATGTGCTCCACATCACCTTCTGATGGTTCCTATGTTTTCGAGATTTGTTTCCGCTGTATAGTCTTTTGCGATCTCTGCAGGTGTTATAGAAAGTGGGACATTTCAACTAGGACATTTCACCTactatgagagggttgttctcatagatcagtttatttcaataatatATGTCTTTTTGTTctcgaaaaaaaaaagtgggaaAGGGACAAAGGACATGGAGAGTAATTAACTGTAGAGGTGTGAACCTTAAACCAAATTCAGAATACCTTAATTTCACTAGGTAGAAAGGTATTGAGACTTGGTTGGGGATTGAAACATCTTTGTTAAATGATATGTTCCTTAATCTGACCAGGTAGGAGGGTACATGGCCTAGCAGATAGATGAACAGGCTTGTGTTTTCACACTGAGACTTTGCCGGGAATAATAACATCGTAGTTTAAAGATACATTCCTTAATTCAACTAGTTGGGAGGATATACATTGTAAAAATAGTTAATAGTAAATAATTTGTTTATACATTCACATTCATGTTTTCTTctattttcacctatttttctTAGATCTCTTTTCATCTCTCTTACGTTACCtatcatatttttcatttctaTAAGTGTTGTTCTGGTCACTCTTTGCGTGCTGATGAATTTGGAATGTTTGATGAAATTTTCCGGGTCAAAACAATTATTTTATCTCTCaacaaatataataaacaataatataaaaaaagtgTGAATTTTTGGAGTATGTATGTATAACAGTATAGTATTGATTAATTCACATTCCATTTTCTCTTCCATCTAATGGTCATTTACATTCTCTTTCtatatctcttatcttttcCGATCACATCGTTTATCATTATATgatttctctctatctctctcttttctttcttattATCTCACTAGATGTAGAGTTATGATTTATTCACACTCTCACTTCATTTATATCTTACTCTCTTTAAATCATATCCTCCTTAtcacatatttttttctttttctcttatgtcTTTGTTTTCTCCACTCAATTTTGGAGTGTCAACAAAGGACAAAGAAGTGTGTTTGGAGTGTACACAAAACATTATTCATAAGAGTAATGTAGAGAAGCGGAATGAGGAGTGAATGTTgggtaatgtttcatccacacctctcttttgaggtggagaggtggaatgatgagagagataggaagaaaataaaaagtaagagagagaaaatatgagatgtgatagatgataagatgaaagagatagaaataaaaagaggtggaaatgaagtgtttaaaaaatgaggtgtgtatatatcattactcttgaATGTTTGACGGTTGAGCCACGGGGAATGTGGGGGTTTGAAGCATGAGAGGGCATTATAGTGATTCAGTACTTGACAACTGTTTGAAAAGGGAAGGTTGAACTTTGCACTTTGCAGCTGGTAATTGGTAAGAACAATAATAAATGATAAATTAAAATGAGAGGTCCATCCTTTTTGTTTGATTCAACATTTTCTCCAGTACTTAATGAATATTATGTTCAACTCTTCTCTCCTCTTAGTTTCTTTGTTATTACTTACAGGCTCCACCCACCATCTTCCCACCTTCTCTGTCCTGACAATGTCACATGCACATGCAGACAGCTTCACACCCACACATCCTCCTCCCACATGGATTATAGACTGTGAGATATTAGAGCTTAGGTGACATATGACCCACACAAGCATTTCTCACCCTCTTTCTCTCCACAAAATCCAAAAAAtcattaacaaaattaataaaatacaaTATAGAGAATAAAACCTTTGTGCCAGCTCTAACCAGATTGTTTAACTCATTTTTATGATATTACTTACACCCCTCACCAATAACAACATAATTCACCCTTCCTCTTCTCTCCTCTGCCTCTATTAACATCTCTTTGCACTTTCCAGTGGCATTAGTTTCACTTTTGGTGGTTTAAGCCATTGTTCCTCTCCTTCTTTATTTGCATTGTTTGTGGCCATTATCATTCAAGGTTGATCTGGTTTGTTTTCCAACAAGGTTTTCTCTGAAGCAGTGAAACCATTGGATTAAGCTTCCTGGGATTTCCCTTTTCACCTTGCTGTTTCAGTTGGTTTTGGCATGTGATTAGGAGGTTGGGAAAGTGCTGTGCAGTTCACAACCAAATATGTTAAAGTTTTCACCTTTCATATTATTCAGAACTCAAATCTGTAGAATTTGATGAAATTAGCTGGAGGGTAGTCTCTGTGAATGTTTTAGAGGTCCTCTTCAGTTTTGCAAGCTAATTTTTATTTGCAATTGTAAGAACTTGTTTTCTAATGATTCTCCCCCCACATGGAATTACAGAACTTTGGAAACTGTTCAATTTTCATTTAGTTATCAGGGACAGGAAAGCCAAATTTGGGGATTGCACATAACTTTAAGGGTGAAGGAAGAGTAAGGAGGTTCATCTACTTGTCACTAAGTCCAGTGAGTTATATTTTCTGATGGTGATGAGCCTTGTGAGCTCTAAGAAATTCTTGATTCTATCATGTCACAATTGTAATAGAATCATAATCCTTACCCAGAAAGGATTTGCTGTTTGCAATATTGTGTGATCAGATTTGAGACTAATAAGTCAAAGCTTTTATGAGGAGGTTGTAAATTGTAATTGATTGTGGTGGTTGAGAGGTTGAATTGAATTggaggaaaaaaaaaggttgaCATGGCAGCAAAGCTCCTGCATTCTTTAGCAGATGACAACCCAGATCTGCAGAAGCAGATAGGATGCATGACTGGGATTTTCCAACTCTTTGATCGTCACCCTACTCTCACGGCTCGCCGCAGTAGCAGCCAGAAGAAGTTTCCATATGGTATTCAATCtctaaaattatttatcatttgAGTTGAACTGTTATCTTTGTTGGTAGTTTTGATTACAAGTTGAGTAATCAAATGTAATCCAATCTCATATCAGTGTTACTTTCATGTTAGGAAGTggaaatttgtaaaaaaaatattttccaatTAGCATCAACAGGTATTAGGATTTGATCTGTAATCAATGACAGTCTGAGTCTTTGTTATGTTGTATATTGTGATCTGCTCCATGAAATATCCTGCTCATGTCGTTTTTAACATTGTTGGTTCTTGGTCTTATGTTTCATTTGCATTCAGCATTTGCATTTAATGCTTCTATTTTTCTTAGGTAATGCATACATCAGTGGTGGCAGCTTGGACAGAGATCCTAACAGCAGACACCATGGACATACAGCAATTGTAAGAAATGTCTTTTTACACCTCAATTTGTTTTCCCTTTGTGGGTTCAAATTGATTCAATCAGGTCTTAAAATGAGATGTGGAAGTTTTGTTACCATATCAAGTATGCTAATGCTGAACCTATTCGATATTATTCTTGGATTACGAGTGAATTTCATTATCATCTATTGAAGACAAATGTAGAGGTTGACAATGTTTTAATAATCCTCAATAATTTTCAAGTTACCATTTCTTGAGCTTCTGCATAATGTGAAATCTTTAGTTTTTATCCTGATAAACTTTCATGTCCTTACAATTTTTTGGTATGTAAAATACTGCAAGCATTTGCATGAACCCACGCTTATGTAGCATAGTGAATTAATTGCAGGATACAAGCTTAAACAAGGTTGTGACTGAAAAGCAAAGAATTTCAACAGAATCATCAAGAGCATCATTCTCTTCTTGTTCATCATCAGTATCCtctctggactgtaaggctgaAGTAGACGCTCCCTTTGACCGGATTATTTTCCCGGAAACTCCTTCAAGGGACACAGTTATGAACCAACCAACTATCTCATCCCATTTAGGACGGCACTCACTCGATCTTAGGGATGTGGTGAAGGATTCCATGTACAGGGAAGCACGAGGACTGTCGTTGAAGACTACAGCCAAAGAGGAAGGCATTCATGCCATGAAGCACAGGGATTCCCCACGACCAGTTTTGCTATCCAAATCTGTTGATGGAGCTTATGGAGTTGGAATAGATGGAAAACAAAGTGCGCCTATTGATCTAAAGGAGTCTATCCGAGTTCTTGCTAAACTTAGAGAAGCACCTTGGTATTATGCAGAAACTAGAGAGCTTCCAAGATCATCACATGAAGCTAAAGATGGACACTGGCATTCCATCCCAAAGGATGCTCCTTGGTTTGCTTATGATGGAAGAGAAACGAGTCGCCTATCTTTCGAATCGCGAGATACCATCAAATCCACACCAAAGCTAAAAGAGCTTCCTAGACTTTCTCTGGATAGTAGGGAAGGTTCATGGCGCGCTTATAGCTCTGATTCAAAACACAGCCAGCTACAAAGAAATGTTAACAGTGGCACTGGCACCTCTACCTCAGATGAAAAATTCTCTAGCCTGCAACAGAGTCGGCCGCCGAGTGTTGTGGCAAAACTAATGGGCTTGGAAGCCTTACCAGATTCCTCTTTAGGTGGTGATAACCAATCAAGGTCAACTGAAACTTTCTCGGCTCGAAATAATGATCAGTTTCCAAGATCATCTTCAAAGAATGGATTCACTAGGCCACTCCGAGTTTCTAATTCTCCGAAAAGCTCTTTGAAAGATCCAACTTCACCAAGGAGGAAGAATCCTGATGTGGTTATGAAACCCCTCTCAAGTTCAAAGTTTCCCATTGAACCGGCGCCATGGAAGCAGCAGGATGGAAACAGAAGATCTCAGAAATTAAGTTTAAGGCCCACAAAAGCACCTCTAAGAACATCAGATTCATTCCCTTCAGTTTATAgtgagatagagaagagattgAAGGATCTTGAATTCAAACAATCTGGAAGGGATCTGAGAGCATTAAAGCAGATTCTTGAGGCAATGCAAGAAAAGGGGCTGTTGGAGAGCAGAAAAGAAGAACAAGGTCCAAATGTTGATGGAAATCAAagtgatcactatgaatcaagAGCTACCAAACTTATTCAGAATTCCAGGTCAGCTAGGCAACAAAATCCTCAAGGAAACAGTTTTCTATCTTCCACGATCAAGGGATCTGACTCATCAGCAAGGGGTTTTGAATCCCCAATAGTGATAATGAAACCAGCTAAACTTGTTGAGAAAACTGGGATTTCTGCTTCTTCAGTCATTCCAATTGGTGGCTTTTCTGGCTCCCATAAACTCCACAATAGTGGTGCATATGTAGATAATCAAAACAACACATCTTCTACTCGGGCAGCGAAAGATCAGTCTCCCAAAAACATTCGCCGTGATGCCTCTGCAGGTTCCAGTGATAAGAAAGCAAGTGGTACCAAAACAACAAGATCAGCACAATCTCAATCCAGGTCAAACCAACTTCCAAAAGATAATAGCCAAAGTTCAGTTAAGCACTCTGGATCTGTGAGCCCAAGATTGCAGCAACAGAAAAAGTTGGAGTTAGAGAAGCGATCTCGTGATTCTCGTCCACCTACCCCACCATCAGATTCAAACAAACCCAGAAGGAAATCATCTGGTAAGAAGGCCACAGAATCAGGTTCCCCAGGTGGAAAACTAAGAACCAAAGTCCCCAACTCACAGCATTGTGATGAGCAACTCAGTGAGATAAGCAATGATTCATTAAGTGTAAGTTGCCATGGGGATGAACTTTCTCTGCAATCAGACAGCACCGCCGAAGTCACCAGCAGGTTCCAATCTGCTGATATTGATGACAGCCGAAGCCAGTCCTTGAAGGCTATAAAGCAGTTGGTTTCGGAAGCAGTTCATGAAGTAGGTGTCAATTTCATCTCTTTCAAATCAAGCTTTCTTATTAGAACATTATGATAGTTTATTTTCAAGCAATATCATATTCCTCTCATCAGTTGATAATATGTATATTTTGCTTGATGCTCCAGAAATCAACTCCCAGGTTGGATGAGGATGAGACAATTGCAGAACTTGCAACGGATGCGCCAGAACACCCAAGTCCTGTCTCAGTTCTTGATGACTCAGTATATAGAGATGATCTGCTATCCCCTGTAAAGCAGATATCTGAAGTTCCAAACGGTATAGTTTCTGCTCAGTGACCATTCTCCATATTAAGTCCAATATGATTTAGGACATATTCTTGTTTTACAATCAGTTCAGCATGAGGACTTTGCAGTTTTATATATAACGAAGACTCTTAtccttttttttctaaaatgttTCCTGATgtgcaaaattaaaatttttcttAATGAGGGATTGGCAGGCGATAACAGTTACAGATTCTCAATTGATCATGCTTGGATTGGCATTTGTGCATCAAAATAAATGAGATTTGTCCTGTAGATTGTGATATTTCTCTCTACATTACCACTGAATTTCTGATGTTGTAATGAGTGATTTTTGAAACGTATGCGCATTGAGAATTTGCCAGTCAAAGGCAAAAAGTTGGTATCAGCTAGAGAGAAGACTCCTTTGTTAGAAACATAATAGTGGAAATGGTGTACATTCTTCCTTGCTTAATCTGCATTTCATGAAATTTGGCCAGAATATTTGACAAAAATAGATCTTAGTTCTGTGTtaagaaaatgattttttttacctATCTCATTCTAAGATCAAATTCTGCAGCTGATGATGCTCAAGAAACTGAAGAAAATGAGGCTAAAGATGAGTGGAACCCTGTAGTAGATAGCCTTTCATTTAACAGCACAGGATCCGCAGAGATCAATCGCAAGAAATTACAGAACATAGATCACCTTGTGCAGAAGCTTCGACGGCTGAACTCTAGTCACGACGAAGCAAGAATCGACTACATTGCTTCCTTATGTGAAAACACAAATCCAGACCACAGATACATCTCTGAAATATTACTAGCTTCAGGTCTCCTACTAAGAGACCTAAGTTCTGAGCTGCTAACATTTCAACTTCACTCGTCGGGTCACCCCATCAACCCCGAGTTATTCCTCGTCTTGGAGCAGACCAAGGCTAGTAATTTGCTTTCGAAAGAAGAGAGCAACAATGGAAAAATCACTTGCTTGAAGCTGAATGCTGAGAGATTTCACAGGAAACTCATCTTTGACGCTGTGAATGAAATTCTTGGTGCGAAATTAGCCTCCTCCCCTGAGCCGTGGTTTCAGCCGAACTGTGACAGACTCACGAAGAAATCGCTCAGTGCTCAAAAGCTTCTTAAAGAACTATGCTTTGAGATAGAAAAAGTTCAAGCCAAGAAGCCAGGGTGGTGCTTAGAATTGGAAGGTGAAGAGGATGA
This is a stretch of genomic DNA from Lotus japonicus ecotype B-129 chromosome 1, LjGifu_v1.2. It encodes these proteins:
- the LOC130735406 gene encoding protein LONGIFOLIA 1, with translation MAAKLLHSLADDNPDLQKQIGCMTGIFQLFDRHPTLTARRSSSQKKFPYGNAYISGGSLDRDPNSRHHGHTAIDTSLNKVVTEKQRISTESSRASFSSCSSSVSSLDCKAEVDAPFDRIIFPETPSRDTVMNQPTISSHLGRHSLDLRDVVKDSMYREARGLSLKTTAKEEGIHAMKHRDSPRPVLLSKSVDGAYGVGIDGKQSAPIDLKESIRVLAKLREAPWYYAETRELPRSSHEAKDGHWHSIPKDAPWFAYDGRETSRLSFESRDTIKSTPKLKELPRLSLDSREGSWRAYSSDSKHSQLQRNVNSGTGTSTSDEKFSSLQQSRPPSVVAKLMGLEALPDSSLGGDNQSRSTETFSARNNDQFPRSSSKNGFTRPLRVSNSPKSSLKDPTSPRRKNPDVVMKPLSSSKFPIEPAPWKQQDGNRRSQKLSLRPTKAPLRTSDSFPSVYSEIEKRLKDLEFKQSGRDLRALKQILEAMQEKGLLESRKEEQGPNVDGNQSDHYESRATKLIQNSRSARQQNPQGNSFLSSTIKGSDSSARGFESPIVIMKPAKLVEKTGISASSVIPIGGFSGSHKLHNSGAYVDNQNNTSSTRAAKDQSPKNIRRDASAGSSDKKASGTKTTRSAQSQSRSNQLPKDNSQSSVKHSGSVSPRLQQQKKLELEKRSRDSRPPTPPSDSNKPRRKSSGKKATESGSPGGKLRTKVPNSQHCDEQLSEISNDSLSVSCHGDELSLQSDSTAEVTSRFQSADIDDSRSQSLKAIKQLVSEAVHEKSTPRLDEDETIAELATDAPEHPSPVSVLDDSVYRDDLLSPVKQISEVPNADDAQETEENEAKDEWNPVVDSLSFNSTGSAEINRKKLQNIDHLVQKLRRLNSSHDEARIDYIASLCENTNPDHRYISEILLASGLLLRDLSSELLTFQLHSSGHPINPELFLVLEQTKASNLLSKEESNNGKITCLKLNAERFHRKLIFDAVNEILGAKLASSPEPWFQPNCDRLTKKSLSAQKLLKELCFEIEKVQAKKPGWCLELEGEEDDGLKSILWEDVMHEGSESWKNFNGEIPGFVLDVERLIFKDLVGEIVIGEAASMRLKPSVRRRKLFGK